Below is a genomic region from Granulicella sibirica.
GATGGTGGTGAGGCCGGCGAGCTTGCCGGAGCCGTTGACCAGGCCACCGTCGACGAGGACCTCGAGGATGAGACGAGCGAAGGCCAGGAGCGGAGTGACGATGACGACGTTGTAGATCTCGTCGATGTAGAACTTGTTCGCGACGATGGGGTAGAGCTTCGAGGTGGCGGCGAGCTTGCCGAGGGTTCCGGGGCGCTTGTAGTAGAAGACGTAGGCGACGAAGAAGCCGAGGAGGGCGACGGCGACCGAAACGGCGGCGAGGCCGAGTTCGAGACCGTGACCTGCTTTCTCTCCGTCAACGGCGACAACCAGAGGCGCCACGAAGACGGGGTCGAGGAAGTGGCCGATCTCGTCGTGCCCACCGAGGGCGGCGGGAACACCTACCCAGCCGCCGATGATGGAGAGGATCGCGAGGAGGACGAGCGGGGTGAGCATGATCCACGGGGACTCGTGGACGCCGTGAGCGTGAGCGGCCTGGGCATCGTCGTGGGCGTCCTTGTGCGCGTGATCGGCGGGCGCGGGGTGCTCGTCGAAGCGCTCGGGGCCGAAGAAGGTCTTGAACCAGAGGCGGAACATGTAGAAGGACGTCATGCCAGCGGTAGCGAGGCCGACGAGCCAGAGAAGCTTGCCGATGGGGTTTGGGGAGACGAAGGTCTGGTAGAGGATCTCGTCCTTCGAGAAGAAGCCGGCGAGCGGGGGGATTCCGGCGATGGCGAAGACGCCCATCGTCATGGTCCAGAAGGTGACGGGGATGCGCTTGCGAAGTCCGCCCATCTTGCGCATGTCCTGCTCGCCGGAGAGGGCGTGGATGACGGAGCCGGCGGAGAGGAAGAGGAGCGCCTTGAAGAAGGCGTGGGTCATGAGGTGGAAGATGCCGGCTGAGTAAGCGGCGACTCCGCAGGCGAGGAACATGTAGCCGAGTTGCGAAACCGTCGAATAGGCGAGGACGCGCTTGATGTCGTGCTGCACCATGCCGATGCAGGCGGCGAAGATAGCGGTGGCCGCTCCGATGATGGCGACGACACCGAGTGCAAACGGCGAGCGGTCGAAGAGGACGTGGCAGCGGGCGACCATGTAGATGCCGGCGGTGACCATGGTGGCGGCGTGGATGAGGGCCGAGACGGGCGTGGGGCCTTCCATGGCGTCGGGCAGCCAGACGTAGAGAGGAATCTGGGCGGACTTGCCGGTGGCTCCAACGACGAGGCAGAGGGCGATCGCGGTGAGGAAGCCGCCCTGGTACTCGGGGTGGGTGGCGATAGAGGCGAAGACTTCGTTGAAGCTCAGGCTGCCGAAGTGGGCGACGAGGAGGAACATGCCGAGCAGGAAGCCGAAGTCGCCGATGCGGTTGACGATGAAGGCTTTTTTGCCGGCGTTGGCGGCGGAGTCCTTGGTGAAGTAGAAGCCTATGAGGAGGTACGAGGCCAGGCCGACGCCCTCCCAGCCGACGAAGAGGAGAAGGAAGCTCTCGGCGAGGACAAGGATCGACATGAAGAACATGAAGAGGTTGAGATAGGCGAAGAAGCGCCAGTAGCCCTCTTCGTGGGCCATGTAGCCAGCGGAGTAGAGATGGATGAGGAAGCCGACGCCCGTGACGATGGCGAGCATGATCAGGCTGAGGTGATCGACGGCGATGCCGAACGGAACGGTGAAGCCGGTGATCTGGATCCAGGGTCCGCAGAGGACGTGGATGGCCTCGGGTGCGCCGGCGGCCTTCATGAAGATCCAGAGCTGGAGGACCAGAAGCATGGGGACGGCGGTGAAGAAGAGCGCGATGGCAGTGACGAGCGGGCGGGGCAGGCGGCGTCCCACGGTTCCATTGATGAGGAAGCCGAGGAATGGGCTGAGCGGGATGAGCCAGAGCGAGTTCGGATTCATGGAGTCGGGTGCGCCTAATTCTTCCTAGTTTTTCATCAGGTTGATCTGGTCAACGTTGAGCGTCTGCCGCGTACGGAAGATGGAGATGATGATGGCGAGGCCGACGGCGGCTTCGGCCGCGGCGACGACCATGACGAAGAAGACGAAGATCTGTCCCTGGACCTGATGCCACATATGGGCGAAGGCGACGAAGGTCAGGTTGACGGCGTTGAGCATGAGCTCGATCGACATGAAGATGGTGACGACGTTGCGCTTGATGAGGAAGGCGCCGACGCCGATCGAAAAGAGAATGGCCGCAAGGATGAGGTACCACGAGATAGGGACCATGTGTGGGCTACTGCTCCTTCCGGGCGAGCACGACGGCTCCGAGGATGGCGACGAGGATGAGGATGCTGGTGACCTCGAAGGGGAGGAGAAGGCGAGTGAAGAGGACGGTCGAGATCTCGGAGATGTTGGAGACGGCGTTCGAGAGATAGCCGCCGATCTGAGCGTTGCCAAGGGCTTTGCTCTCGGAGAGGAAGACGAAGCTCAGGAGGCAGAAGATGGCTGCGGCTCCGGGGAAGCCGACGATGGTCGAGGCCCTGGTGCCGATGGTGTTCTCTTCTTCACCCGCATTGAGCAGCATGATGACGAAGACGAACAGGACCATGATGGCTCCGGAGTAGACGATGACCTGGGCGGCGGCGAGGAACTCGGCGCCGAGTGACCAGTAGAGGACGGCAAGCGACATCATGACGACGACCAGCGACAGGGCGCTGTTGATGGGATGACGCTGCAACAGCAGGTTCAGCGCGGCGGCTACCGCAAGCAGGCCGAAGATGAGGAAGAGTGCGAGTTGCATGGGTGCTGCCTGGTCCTTCCCTGTGTCTGATCGGTATCGGGTTGATTGTAAATGGGTCGCTGACTTTAGGGTCAGGGGTGAAGAGCCATTACAAGCGAAGTGACGATGATGTTGGCCATGGCGACAGGCATCAGGAACTTCCAGCCGAAGCCCATGAGCTGGTCGTACCGGAAGCGTGGGAGGGTGGAACGGACCCAGATAAAGAGGAACAAGAACGAGAAGATCTTGAAGACGAACCAGAGGACGGGGAAGATCGCGTTCAGAATGGGCAAGTTCAGAAAGCCGTCGAAGAGATGGCCGAAGGGGCTGGAAGCGCCGCCGAAGAACAGGAGCGTGGCGACGCAACTGATGGTGATCATGTTGGCGTACTCAGCCATGAAGAACATGGCGAACTTCATGGAGCTGTACTCGGTGTGGTATCCGGCGACGAGTTCGGATTCGGCTTCGGGAAGATCGAAGGGGGAGCGGTTGGCTTCGGCGTAGGCGCTCATGATGTAGATGAAGAAGGCAACGATCTGGAAGCCGCCGAGAATATTCCACGAGAGCGCGCCGTGAGCGGCCTGGGAGTCGACGATGTCGCGGAGGCGGAGCGAACCGGCGCGGAGGACGACACCAACGAGCGAGAGGCCCAGGGCGAGTTCGTAGCTGATCATCTGCGATGTTGCGCGCAGGGAACCGAGGAGCGCGAACTTGTTATTCGAGGACCAGCCCGAGAGGGCGATGCCGTAGACGCCGATGGAGGTGATGCCGAGGATGACGAGAAGGCCGATGTTGAGGTCGGAGACCTGGAAGAGATCTACACCCTGTACGCGGGTGACGGCTCCGAAGGGAACAACGGCGATCGAGACCATCGCACAGGTGAGGGCGATCATGGGAGCAACGAGGAAGAGAGGACGATCGACGGCGAGGGGCATCATGTCTTCCTTGAGGAAGAGCTTGATGCCATCGGCGAGCGGCTGCAGAAGGCCGAAGGGGCCGGTGCGTGAGGGTCCCCAGCGGTTCTGCATGCGGCCGATGACCTTGCGCTCGAGCAGCACCGTGTAGGCGACCGCCGTCAGGGTGATGACGAAGACGACGAGCAGCTTGACGATGCTGATGAGGAGGAACGTAACGAAGGGGCTCAGGTGGCTCAACTGGTCTCTCTCTGGTTCAAAAAATGCAAAAGGTTATGCCTTAGTCGGCAGCGGTCTGGCCTTCGATGTGAACGAGTTTCTGGGCGGCGAGGCGTGCGTCGTTGAGTTGCAGGTCGTCGAGCATGGGCGAGTAGCGGCCGAGGGTTCCGGAGGTGAAGAGCTTGTCCTTGGCCGGGAGGACGAGGTCGCGGCGGTTGTCGATCTGGACGAGCGGCGCGGGAGCGGCGGGGGACAGGTGCTGGTCGTTGCCGGAGAGAAGCTGGAGGCGAAGCATCTTGTCGTAGCCGGGGACGAGGCGCTGGATCTCGTCGAGGATGGCGTTCGCGTCGAAGGGGCTGAGACGCGGCTCGAGGTTGTTGGCGGTGAGCCAGACGGCGTGACGGTCGGCCTCACCGGACTGGGCTCCACGGGTCTGGCCCATGTCGGCTCGCGTGCCCTTGCCGAAGGGAACGAGGTCGCTGACCTTTGCACCGATTTTGTCGGCGAGGCGCACGATCATCTCGAAGTCAGTGCGGACGCCGGCGCGGTCGCCAGCCTTCGAGACGCGCTGGAGATCGCCGTAGCTATTGGTGACGGAGCCGGCCTTCTCGTAGAGGTTGGCGGCGGGAAGGATGACGTCGGCGATCTTCGCTGTCTCGGTGAGGAACATCTCCTGCACGACGACGAAGGTGTTCTTGAGGGTGGCGGGGTCGATGTCGTAGCGGGCGACGGGGTTGGCGCCGACAACGTAGAGAGCGGAGAGATCGCCCTTGGCGGCGGCGTCGAAGATTTCGAGCATGTCGAGGCCGGGGGTGCTGGGGATCGTCGTCTCGCCGAAGGTGGATGCGCCGGAGGCGGGGGTATAGCCGGGGAGCATATCGGGCAGGAGGCCCATGTCGGCCGCGCCGCGGGAATTGACGTAGTCGGAGAGGAGGGCGAACTTGCGGTTCGGCAGGGTGAGACCGAAGGCGAGGAGCTTCTTGAGGTCTGCTCCACGAAGATCGTTGCCGAGGAGGACGATGAGAGACTCTTCGGCGCGAACGGCGGTGCGGAAGGCACGGAAGGCGTCGGCGTTCTCGACACCGTCTAGGGCAGCCTCGTCGCCGGCCATGTAGCTGACGAAGGTGCCGTAGCCGAAGTCGGGAAGCTGGAGGTAGGTCTTTGCCTGGCGGGTGAGCTTGATCTGCTGGTGGTTCGCGATGTGGAGGCGGGCGGCGTTGATGCGAACGCTCGAGCGGAGGTTCCACGCCGTGAGGGGATTCTCGTTGGTGGGGTCGCCGCCGATGATCATGACCGCCGGGGCGTTGGCGACGTCGTGTTGCGAGGCGGTGCGGCCGGTGTGACCGGAGAGCGCCTGGGCGAGCGAGGTGTAGTCAGCGGTGCGGTGGTGATCAATGTTGTTGGTCTGGAGGACCGAACGGGCAAACTTCTGGAGGAGGTAGGCCTCCTCGTTGGTGATGCGGTTGGAGCCGACGACGCCAATGGACTTGCCGCCGCGCGTGTCGCGGAGTTCGCGAAGCTTCTTCCCGGCGTGGTCGAGGGCGACTTCCCAGGAGACAGGCTTGAGGGTGCCGTCGGGCTGACGGACGAGCGGGGTGGTGATGCGGTCGGTGGAGTTGGCGAAGTCGAAGGCGTAGCGGCCCTTGTTGCAGAGGAAGTCGTTGTTGAGGCCGGACTTGTCGCGATTGTCGCCACGAACGATCTCGGAGCCGTCGGTGGTGGAGCGGACGCCGAGGGTGGTCTTGCATCCGTCGCCGCAGTGGGTGCAGACGGTGGGGGTGTGGTTCATCTCCCACGGACGGGTCTTGTAGCGGTAGGTTCCGGAGGTGAGGGCGCCGACGGGGCAGGCATCGATGCACATGCCGCACTGCTCGCAGTCGACGTGGGCGAGGTCGTCGGGGGACTGGAGGGCGGGGATGTTGGGGGCGATGACAGAGGAGGAACCGCGGTTCTGGATGCCGAGCGCGAAGACGTCCATGCCTTCGCCGCACATGCGGACGCAGCGATAGCAGAGGATGCACCGGGGGCGGTCGAAGTAGACGACCGGGGACCACTTCTGCTCTTCGCGGTGGTTCTTGGGCTCGGCGTAGAAGCTGTCGGCGGCTCCGTACTTGAAGGTCATGTCCTGCAACTCGCACTCTCCGCCGGCGTCGCAGACTGGGCAGTCGAGGGGATGGTTGCCGAGGAGAAGTTGCAGGGTGGCCTTGCGGGCCTGGGCGATCTCGGGCGTCTCGGAGAAGACGACCATGCCCTCGGCGACCGGCGTGGTGCATGCAGTCTGGAGCTTGGGCATCTTCTCGATGCGCACGACGCACATGCGGCAGGCGGCCTGGAGGGAGAGCCCGGGGTAGTAGCAGAAGGCGGGGATCTCAAGGCCGGCGGTCTTGCAGGCCTCGATGAGGAGGGTTCCCGCAGGGGCGGTGATCTTGGTTCCGTCGACGGTGAAGGTTACGTCTGGCATAGGTTCCTTAGGCTGAGATCGCGTAGCCTGCTTCGACAGGCATGGGAATGGGGAGCCACTCGACAACGTAGTACGTTGCTTCGTTCTCCGGCTCGCGGGCGAAATCAAAGGTTGTCGTTACTGGCTGGGGCATAAGATCGTGATCGCTGGCCATCCAAGCAAGGTGAGCGGCCGCAGCCTCAAGATACCGTTCGCGGGTCTCCTCGAGGGTGTCGCCGAGGCCGAAGCAACCCGGAATATCGGGCGCGAAGGCTGAAAAACTTGTTTTTCCGGCTTCAAAAACCACCATGAATTCTGTCTTCATTTCAACCCCGCTTGCTTCTTCATCCGTCGGAGTGTTCCTAAAGGAATGTCGACGTTTGGATGTCCAGAGACGGTGACCTTACCGGGCTGTGTGGCGTGTACCCAATGCTGATGACTACCTTCTTGAGATTTTATAGTCCAGTGATCATCTTTCAATAATCGGGTGAACTCTCTGTATTTCACCGCTTATGCTGCTTCAGTCTTACGGAGTCTTCGAATAGCTTTTTAAACGAGTCCAAGTGAGCATCGACGTCGGCGGGCTTGAGTTCGGCAAATTTGTACCTGAACTTATCTCTTGGCTTGTCGCTGGGAACTTTCGAAAAAGTGATGCCGACAGATCTCAAGTGATCCAGAAGCCTCTCGTCATCAGTTGAGAAGCTAGTTCCGTCTGAGTACACTCCTGCTATATTGAGCCGCCCTGCTTTGAATGGCAGGTAGTCCTTCGCCTCACCCGGGCTCACCGCAACCGGTGCGACGGACTTCAATTTCAAATAAATCGCCTGCATCCCCGGAGTGATCATCAGTGTGCGGCTCCGACCAGTTCGCCGAGGGGCTTGATGGCGATGAGCGGGTGTTCGACGCGTTTGCCTTCGATGTACTCCTCGAACTCCTTGCGGAACTTCTTGACGAAGGCGATGGTGGGCATGGCGGCGGCGTCGCCCAACGGGCAAAAGGTGCGGCCAAGCATGTTTTCGGCGAGGTACTGAACGTTGTCGACGTCCTTCTTGTTGCCTCCACCGGCGTGGACGCGGGTGAGGGTCTTCTTGATCCAGTCCGTGCCTTCGCGGCAGGGGATGCACCATCCGCAGGACTCGTGCTGGTAGAAGTTGATGGTGCGCAGGGCAAACTCGACGATGGAGACGGACTCGTCAAGGACGACGATGCCACCTGAGCCGAGCATGGTGCCGGCCTTGCCCATCTGGTCGAAGTCGAGGCCTACGTCGATCTCTTCGGGCAGCAGGACCGGGCAGGAGGAGCCGCCGGGGACGACTGCCTTGAGCTTCTTGCCGTTCTTGATGCCGCCGGCTACGTCGTAGATCGCTTTCTTGAGGTTGTACCCCATCGGGAGTTCGTAGACGCCCGGGCGCTCGACGTGACCGCTGATGCCAAAGAGGCGTGTGCCGCCATTGCGCTCGGAGCCGAGCTTGGCATAAGCTTCGCCGCCCATAAGGAGGATCGGTGGGGCTGACGCGATGGTCTCGGCGTTGTTGATCACCGTGGGGCCGCCGTAGAGGCCGACGACAGCGGGGAAGGGAGGCTTGATGCGAGGGACGCCGCGCTTGCCTTCGAGCGACTCCATCAGGGCGGACTCTTCGCCGACCTCATAGGCGCCTGCGCCGGTCTGGGTGATGACGTCGAAGTCGATGCCGGAGCCGAAGATGTTCTTGCCGAGATATCCCTTCGCGTACGCGTCGGCGACGGCCTTCTCCATGATCTTGAGGAGGTAGCGGTACTCGCCGCGGAGGTAGATGAAGCCCATCTTCGCGCCGATGGCGAGGCCGGCGATCATGGTGCCTTCGATGACGGAGTGCGGATCGTGCAGGAAGATGACGTGATCCTTGCAGGTTCCGGGCTCGGATTCGTCGCCGTTGACGAGGACGTACTTGGCCTTGTCATTCTTGGGGACGAACGACCACTTGAGGCCGGTGGGGAAGCCGGCCCCGCCGCGACCGCGGAGGCCGGAGGCTTTCATCGTGTCGATGATCCACTGGGGGCCGTTGGCTATGCCGAGCTGGACGGCCTTGTAGCCGTCGAGTTCGATGTACTTGTCGATGTCAGTGGCGCCCTGACCGAAGCGTTTGGAGAGGACTCTGACTTCGTCGGGATGCGAGACGAGGGCTGGCATTACTTCACGTCCTTTCCCTGGCCGGAACGGTACATCTCGAAGACGGTGTCCATCTTGGCGGGTGTTAGGTCGTCGTGGAAGTCGTAGTTGACCTGGACGGCGGGAGCCCAGCAGCAGGCTCCGATGCATTCGACTTCTTCGAGCGAGAACATGCCGTCGGCGGTGACTTCCTTGTGACCGATGCCGAGGTGCTTCTTACAGTGGTCGAGAAGCTCGTAGCCACCGCGCAGCATGCAGGAGATGTTGGTGCAGACCTGCACGTTGTACTTGCCGGCAGGCTTGGTGCGGAGCATGGAGTAGTAGCTGAGGACGTTGCGGACGTCGAGCTCGAAGATGCCGATGCGCTGGGCGATCTCGGTGACGACGGCGTCGGAGATGTAGCCGACCTCATCCTGCGCGTAGAGCAGCATGGGGACGAGCGCGGAGCGGCGCAGGGGATAGATGGTGACGAGGTGGTCGAAGCGGGCGGCCGTCTCCGGCGTGAATATTGTGTTGGCGACTTCACTCACTGTGCATCATCTCCCGTGCCAGCCGCTCGGCGGCGATGTCCATCTCTTCTTCATGCTTGTCCTGCCCCGCCGCGGTGATGACTGTTCCGTGTTCGGTGAGGGCGAAGGCTTGTTTGCGTCCGTCGTCGTATTGCATGGTGCTGTGGTGAAACAAGAGCCAGTGGCTGCCGACGCGGAGGGTGATCTCTTCCGGGCCGACTTCGACTACAGCGTGGTGCGTGGTGTTGAGACCGTGGGCGGCTGCGTAGGAGCGAAGCAGGGAGGCCCATGAGGTCCAGAGTTCGGTGTGTAATCTGCTATCCAGCGCTACCTCAGGGCGGAAGCCCCACTCTCTTGCCTGGGTTGTGGCACGGCCAAAGCCATGCCCTTAAGCAAAACGTAAACGAGAAACCAAACGAAATCTTTGCCGGCCGATCCCTTTATCTGTCAATTTCGCCGAGAACAATGTCGATCGACCCGATGACGGCAACGACGTCGGCAAGCAGGCGGCCCTTGCACATCGTTTCAAGAGCCTGAAGCGTTGCATAAGACGGGTTGCGCATGTGAACACGATACGGTTTGGCGGTGCCGTCCGAGACGACGTAGTAGCCCATCTCGCCGCGTGGGGATTCGACGGCCTGGTAGACCTCTCCGGCTGGAACAGCAAAGCCTTCCGTCACAATCTTGAAGTGATGGATGAGGGATTCCATCTGGGTCTTCATCTGCTCGCGGTCGGGCAGGATGATCTTTGGGGCGTCGGCGACGATGCGTCCTGTGGGCATGCCGTCGAGCGCCTGCTGGATGATCTTGAGCGACTCGCGCATCTCCTGGATGCGAACGACGTAGCGGGCCCAGACGTCGCCCACCTTCGAGACCGGCACGTCGAACTTGAATTTTTCGTAGCCCGAGTAGGGCATGTCGCGACGAAGATCCCAGTCCACTCCCGAGGCGCGGAGCGGGGGACCGGTGACGCCGAGGGCGATTGCGTCTTCAGGGGAGAGATAGCCGACGCCCTGGAGGCGCCCGGTCCAGATCGGGTTGCCGGTGAGCAGGTTCTCGTACTGGTCGATGCGGTCCGGCATGATCTTGAGGAAGTCGCGGACCTGATCGTAAAAGTTGAGGGGCGGTTCGAGAGACAGGCCACCGATGCGGAAGTAGCTGGTCATCATGCGCTGGCCCGAGATGTTCTCGTAGATGCGCATGATGTCTTCGCGCTCGCGCCAACAGTACAGAAAGACGGTGAGCGCGCCGATATCCATGGCGTGCGTGCCGAGCCAGACGAGGTGCGACTGGATGCGGGTGAGCTCGTTGAGCATCACGCGCAGGTACTGAGCACGCTCTGGGATTTCGAGGGCGAGGAGCTTTTCAACCGCGAGGCAGTAGGCGAGGTTATTCGTCATCGGACAGAGATAGTCGATGCGATCAGTGAGCGGAACAACCTGCTGGTAGAACTTGGCCTCGCAGGTCTTTTCGATCCCTGTATGCAGATAGCCGATGTCGGGAGCCAGGCTGACGACAGACTCGCCATCGATCTCGAGCACGAGGCGCAGAACGCCGTGCGTCGAGGGGTGCTGCGGGCCCATGTTGATGACCATGTTCTGGCTGGCGGGTCCGGGGCGGCCCTGGTGGCGTTTGGCGTCTGCGACGACGTCTTCTACGCCCGGGTCGATCATGTCGGGAGCGGCAAGAGGTGCCATTAGCGGTAGCCCTCCACCGGATAGTCCTTGCGCAGGGGATGTCCCTGCCAGTCATCCGGCATCATGATGCGCTTGAGGTTCGGGTGTCCGTTGAAGTGGATGCCGAAGAGGTCGAACACTTCGCGTTCGTAGAAGTTGGAGGAGGGCCAGACATCCGTGATGGAGTCGAGGCTGGGCGAGTCGCCGTTGAGCCGTACCGCGAGCCGGATGCGCTGCTTCAGCGAGTGCGACACGATGTGGTAGCTGACCTGGAAGCGCGGTTCGGAGGGGTACCAGTCGACAGCGGTGCAATCTTCGAAGAAGTTATAGCCAGCGGCCTGGACAGCTTTGGCGGCGGCCACGATGTTCTCGCGGGCAACCGTGACGGTGAACTCATTGCGTTCGAACTTGGCGTCGGTCGCGATGGACTTAAGGGCGACGACGGCGGCGTTTTCGGGGAAGGCGGCGAAGACGGCCTCGGTTCCTAGAGCCCTGTTGGGATCGGGTGCGGCTTCCATCTAGAGATCCCCCTTATCGTCGGACCAGTTGAGGACACCCTTCTTCCATACGTAGAAGAGGCCGACGGCGACGAAGGCGATGTAGAGGAACATCTCCCAGAATCCGAACATCGCCTGACCCGTGATGGCGGGGAGGCGGCGAAAGATGACCGCCCATGGCAACATAAACACGGCTTCGACGTCGAACAGGATGAAGAGCATGGCGACCATGTAGAAGCGCACCGAAAAACGTCCGCGGGCGTCGCCGATGGGGTCCATTCCGCACTCATATGGTCCGAGTTTGGTCCGTGAGTTTTTGTGCTTGCCGATGAAGAACGATGCAGCGACCATGCCGACGGCCATGCCGATAGCGACGATGATCTGAAGCACGAGGGTGAGGTAATTCCAGATGTAGGGGTAACTCGCCATGGCCATCTTCGACTCTAGGACTGTGGTTGGCAAGTGTCAAGCAGCCAATGGATTGTGGGTGTTGCGGAGTGCCGGAACATTGACCGAGCGTTCATCCTATCGAAGCAGAGAGATGTAAGCGCTGATGATGTTCGTCCCGAAGAGGGACGCGGCCAGGCCTCCCGCGGCAAGGAAGGAGCCGAACGGCAGGCGCGTGGCGGAGGTTGCACGGCCTCGGAACAGGAGGAATGCGGCGAAGAAGGAAGCCGTCAGTACCCCCAGAAACAGGGCAAGAATGGCCGGCCAGAAGCCCAGGAACGCCGCGATCATGGCCAGGAGCTTGACGTCGCCCAGCCCCATGCCCTCGCGTCCGCGCAGGGCCTTGTAGGCTCCGCGAACGAGAAGCAGGAGACCGGCGGCCGCGAGGGTTGCGACGATGCGTCCGCCGATAAGGGCTTCCGGACCAGTAAGGAAGACATTCCCCTTTTCCACCGACATCGCGGCGGTAATCGGAGCCTTGTGTCGCAGAAGGACCTGGTCCTCCGTTGGGCCAAGAAAGATAGCCTGGGAGCAGACGAGGAAGAGCGCGATGGCGATGCCGGTGAGCGTGAAGGCGTCCGGCAGGAGATGCGTCTGCCAGTCCATCACGATA
It encodes:
- a CDS encoding NADH-quinone oxidoreductase subunit A, coding for MASYPYIWNYLTLVLQIIVAIGMAVGMVAASFFIGKHKNSRTKLGPYECGMDPIGDARGRFSVRFYMVAMLFILFDVEAVFMLPWAVIFRRLPAITGQAMFGFWEMFLYIAFVAVGLFYVWKKGVLNWSDDKGDL
- a CDS encoding NADH-quinone oxidoreductase subunit C, coding for MEAAPDPNRALGTEAVFAAFPENAAVVALKSIATDAKFERNEFTVTVARENIVAAAKAVQAAGYNFFEDCTAVDWYPSEPRFQVSYHIVSHSLKQRIRLAVRLNGDSPSLDSITDVWPSSNFYEREVFDLFGIHFNGHPNLKRIMMPDDWQGHPLRKDYPVEGYR
- the nuoD gene encoding NADH dehydrogenase (quinone) subunit D: MAPLAAPDMIDPGVEDVVADAKRHQGRPGPASQNMVINMGPQHPSTHGVLRLVLEIDGESVVSLAPDIGYLHTGIEKTCEAKFYQQVVPLTDRIDYLCPMTNNLAYCLAVEKLLALEIPERAQYLRVMLNELTRIQSHLVWLGTHAMDIGALTVFLYCWREREDIMRIYENISGQRMMTSYFRIGGLSLEPPLNFYDQVRDFLKIMPDRIDQYENLLTGNPIWTGRLQGVGYLSPEDAIALGVTGPPLRASGVDWDLRRDMPYSGYEKFKFDVPVSKVGDVWARYVVRIQEMRESLKIIQQALDGMPTGRIVADAPKIILPDREQMKTQMESLIHHFKIVTEGFAVPAGEVYQAVESPRGEMGYYVVSDGTAKPYRVHMRNPSYATLQALETMCKGRLLADVVAVIGSIDIVLGEIDR
- a CDS encoding prepilin peptidase gives rise to the protein MRQYLGLKATGKNGSAWMRLSDGSDGSNDREKHTGSISAEAILAPALRTHPPAYTCFVSPLHMLKAIGFIAGLLFGSFLNVCIARLPRGESVISPRSHCPHCHTPIRWYDNIPILSWMLLRARCRTCHAAISPVYPVVELAVGVWFAIAASYIGRAETMEVLIADISFAVVGFLLIGLIVMDWQTHLLPDAFTLTGIAIALFLVCSQAIFLGPTEDQVLLRHKAPITAAMSVEKGNVFLTGPEALIGGRIVATLAAAGLLLLVRGAYKALRGREGMGLGDVKLLAMIAAFLGFWPAILALFLGVLTASFFAAFLLFRGRATSATRLPFGSFLAAGGLAASLFGTNIISAYISLLR